A region of Flavobacterium indicum GPTSA100-9 = DSM 17447 DNA encodes the following proteins:
- the radA gene encoding DNA repair protein RadA — protein MAKLKTSFYCQNCGTNFSKWLGQCTSCKQWNTIVEEIIQKEEKQAWRSQSSENKKAPKPLKINEISTSEEVRLNTTDSELNRVLGGGLVPGSLTLLGGEPGIGKSTLLLQISLRLPYKTLYVSGEESQKQIKMRAERITHQSDNCFILTETKTQNIFRQIEEIEPEVVIIDSIQTLQTDYIESSAGSISQIRECTAELIKFAKETNVPVILIGHITKDGTIAGPKILEHMVDTVLQFEGDRNHVYRILRSLKNRFGSTAELGIYEMQGSGLREVSNPSEILISNKENYLSGTAIATTLEGMRPLMIEIQALVSTAVYGTPQRSTTGYNLKRLNMILAVLEKRAGFRLGAKDVFLNITGGISVDDPAIDLAVVAAILSSNEDITIDKDFCFAGEVGLTGEIRPVNRVEQRIQEAEKLGFSTIFVSKYNKITPQDYKIDVRLVAKIEDLVQELFG, from the coding sequence ATGGCAAAACTTAAAACTTCTTTTTATTGTCAAAACTGCGGTACAAATTTCTCTAAATGGTTAGGACAGTGTACTTCGTGTAAACAGTGGAATACTATAGTTGAAGAAATCATTCAAAAGGAAGAAAAACAGGCTTGGCGGTCACAATCATCTGAAAACAAAAAAGCACCAAAGCCATTAAAAATAAATGAAATAAGTACTTCAGAAGAGGTACGGTTAAACACAACCGATAGCGAATTAAATCGAGTTTTAGGGGGTGGTCTTGTACCTGGTTCATTAACCCTATTAGGGGGTGAACCAGGGATAGGAAAAAGCACCTTGCTTTTACAAATTTCATTACGTCTACCCTATAAAACGCTATATGTTTCTGGTGAAGAAAGCCAAAAACAAATTAAAATGCGAGCCGAGAGAATTACACATCAATCCGACAATTGTTTCATTTTAACCGAAACAAAAACACAAAACATCTTTCGTCAAATCGAAGAAATTGAACCTGAAGTAGTAATTATAGACTCCATTCAAACCCTTCAAACCGATTATATTGAATCTTCTGCAGGTAGTATTTCTCAAATTAGAGAATGTACGGCTGAACTCATCAAATTTGCAAAAGAAACCAATGTACCTGTTATATTAATAGGACACATTACCAAAGATGGTACAATTGCAGGTCCAAAGATATTGGAACACATGGTTGATACCGTTTTACAATTTGAAGGCGACAGAAATCATGTCTACCGAATTTTACGTTCCTTAAAAAATCGTTTTGGATCAACAGCAGAATTAGGCATCTATGAAATGCAAGGTTCAGGGTTACGAGAAGTTTCTAATCCTTCTGAAATATTAATTTCCAACAAAGAAAATTATCTTTCAGGAACAGCCATTGCAACCACTCTTGAAGGGATGCGTCCACTGATGATAGAAATTCAAGCCTTAGTTTCTACTGCAGTTTATGGCACCCCTCAACGAAGCACTACTGGTTACAATTTAAAAAGGTTGAACATGATTTTGGCTGTATTAGAAAAACGAGCAGGATTTAGATTAGGCGCCAAAGATGTCTTTTTAAATATTACAGGTGGAATTTCGGTTGACGATCCGGCTATAGATTTAGCCGTAGTTGCTGCCATTTTATCTTCCAACGAAGACATTACGATTGATAAAGATTTTTGCTTTGCAGGTGAAGTTGGTCTTACTGGAGAAATTAGGCCTGTAAATCGAGTGGAACAACGTATACAAGAAGCTGAAAAATTAGGTTTTTCAACAATTTTTGTTTCAAAATACAATAAAATTACCCCACAAGATTATAAGATTGATGTTCGATTAGTGGCAAAAATTGAAGATTTAGTTCAGGAATTATTTGGATAA
- a CDS encoding autotransporter outer membrane beta-barrel domain-containing protein — MKNTKFTILFLFLSLVAFAQAPQKFSYQAVVRNASNALVSNASVGTRVSILQGSVAGTAVYVETHTVSTNANGLLTLSIGEGTVVSGSMATIDWGAGPYFIKTETDPTGGTSYSITGTSQMMSVPYALYAAKSGTTAPAGSDMQITYNNAGVASGSSNNIWDNGTNTHTVVGTSVTTNERVTSLVGTGTRVVLTDASGNLTVSGATGVTGTGNTNYHTKFTNGPAGIIGNSMIQDNGTSVSINYPVQANSQLFVYRQQQTANGDGQTSIYGYRDRNNQNDGSSYGQNGGNTGVAGMSFWGDQYSSGVGGWNYNDFTRTGGVIGGEIYGSYWGSLGYKSAASTYFGVYGSNAYSSGTGRLANNLMQGVGGGFFGMIGSMSSGNVVGQINSGDLFSTYNSGNVYTLGKNIELVGAENQAKTAVYAVTSVESTIYSKGKIQLVNGEARVSFDRNYSALLGEEPEVTVTPKGNCNGVYIAAVDKNGFTIKEMNNGTSNVVVSWISVGNRIDNKVEEATKMVTNSEFDKNIQEVLFNDGANLTGKGKAIWWNGTNLQFGLMPESLSKVIRPKE, encoded by the coding sequence ATGAAAAATACTAAATTCACAATACTTTTTTTGTTTTTAAGCCTAGTAGCTTTTGCACAAGCACCGCAAAAATTTTCTTATCAGGCTGTTGTTAGGAATGCATCGAATGCACTAGTTTCAAACGCAAGTGTAGGTACGCGAGTAAGTATATTGCAAGGTTCGGTTGCTGGAACAGCTGTATACGTAGAAACACATACTGTTTCAACTAATGCCAATGGTTTACTAACTTTAAGTATTGGTGAAGGAACAGTTGTTTCTGGATCAATGGCAACAATTGATTGGGGGGCTGGGCCTTATTTTATTAAAACGGAAACGGATCCAACAGGTGGTACTTCGTATTCGATTACGGGTACTTCTCAAATGATGAGTGTACCTTATGCGCTTTATGCAGCAAAATCTGGAACTACAGCTCCTGCAGGATCGGATATGCAAATAACATATAATAATGCAGGTGTAGCCTCTGGGAGTTCAAATAACATTTGGGATAATGGAACTAACACTCATACTGTAGTAGGAACTTCTGTGACTACTAATGAACGTGTAACTTCATTGGTGGGTACTGGTACACGTGTAGTTTTAACAGATGCTTCTGGAAATCTAACAGTTTCTGGTGCTACTGGAGTTACAGGTACAGGGAACACAAATTATCATACTAAATTCACTAATGGACCTGCAGGTATAATAGGTAACTCAATGATACAAGATAATGGGACTTCGGTGAGTATTAATTATCCTGTTCAAGCCAATTCTCAATTATTTGTATATCGTCAACAACAAACAGCAAATGGGGATGGACAGACATCAATCTATGGGTATCGTGATCGTAATAATCAAAATGATGGATCTAGTTATGGACAGAATGGTGGTAATACAGGGGTTGCAGGGATGTCTTTTTGGGGAGACCAATACTCTTCTGGAGTAGGCGGATGGAACTATAATGATTTTACACGAACAGGAGGAGTAATTGGAGGGGAGATTTATGGAAGTTATTGGGGTTCTTTAGGATATAAGTCTGCTGCTAGTACATATTTTGGAGTATATGGATCAAATGCCTATAGTAGTGGAACTGGACGATTAGCAAATAATTTAATGCAAGGTGTAGGAGGTGGTTTCTTTGGAATGATAGGTTCTATGTCAAGTGGAAATGTAGTTGGCCAAATTAATTCTGGAGATCTTTTTTCTACGTATAATTCAGGAAATGTATATACTTTAGGTAAAAATATTGAATTAGTTGGTGCTGAAAACCAAGCAAAAACAGCGGTTTATGCGGTAACTAGTGTTGAGTCTACAATTTATTCTAAAGGAAAAATTCAATTAGTTAATGGTGAAGCTCGAGTTTCATTTGATAGAAATTATTCTGCTTTACTTGGTGAAGAGCCTGAAGTAACAGTAACCCCAAAAGGAAATTGTAATGGAGTTTATATTGCTGCTGTTGATAAAAATGGATTTACTATTAAAGAAATGAATAATGGAACAAGTAATGTAGTAGTTTCATGGATTTCAGTTGGGAATAGAATTGATAACAAAGTTGAGGAAGCTACCAAAATGGTTACAAATTCTGAATTTGATAAAAATATACAAGAGGTTTTATTTAATGATGGAGCTAACTTAACAGGAAAAGGTAAAGCAATTTGGTGGAATGGAACTAATTTACAATTTGGATTAATGCCAGAAAGTTTATCAAAAGTAATTCGTCCGAAAGAATAA
- a CDS encoding T9SS type A sorting domain-containing protein, giving the protein MKKIILLILLSSAFSFAQQDFVIAGGNGSGSGGSVSFSLGQTAITELNGTNGAMSQGVQQPIEIYTLSASSFVSDYEMSLFPNPTVHNITLTLSNSINFNQLSYEMYDVTGKQIQIGKITNSETVIDVSQLASSIYILKINELGTNVKTFKIIKK; this is encoded by the coding sequence ATGAAAAAAATTATTCTCTTAATCTTATTATCAAGTGCCTTTAGCTTTGCACAGCAAGACTTTGTTATAGCAGGAGGCAATGGTTCGGGGTCAGGAGGGTCGGTTAGTTTTTCTCTAGGTCAAACAGCAATTACAGAGCTGAATGGTACTAATGGGGCAATGTCCCAAGGCGTGCAACAACCTATAGAAATTTATACTTTATCGGCTTCATCCTTTGTAAGTGATTACGAAATGAGTTTGTTTCCTAATCCAACGGTTCACAACATTACTTTAACATTGAGTAATTCGATCAATTTTAATCAACTTTCTTATGAAATGTATGATGTAACAGGTAAACAAATTCAAATAGGAAAAATAACAAACAGTGAAACGGTTATTGATGTTTCACAATTAGCGTCCTCTATTTATATATTAAAAATCAATGAATTAGGGACAAACGTTAAAACTTTTAAAATAATTAAAAAATAA